One part of the Mytilus trossulus isolate FHL-02 chromosome 11, PNRI_Mtr1.1.1.hap1, whole genome shotgun sequence genome encodes these proteins:
- the LOC134690469 gene encoding uncharacterized protein LOC134690469 → MAGQKHCGCHELSIYDDGFCCPKRNESVHHYYKDNTYTKPNVYIKQPTSTYTKPKVYIKQPTSVYTKPKVYIKQPTATYFKPKVYIKQPTSTYTKPKVYIKQPTSTYTKPKVYIKQPTATYFKPKVYIKQPTSTYFKPKVYIKQPTSTYTKPKVYIKQPTSTYTKPEVYIKQPTSTYTKPKYYRNQQSRTYYKPKSYRNQQSRTYYKPKSYRNHQSRTYYKPTSYIKQQPKTYYKPKSYRNQQSRTYYKPKSYRNHQSRTYFKPKSYIKQQPKKYYKPKSYRNIQSRTYYKPKSYRNQQSRTYYKPKSYRNQQSRTYYKPKSYRNQQSRTYYKPNFRRSNNWNFQRRRRYRRRG, encoded by the coding sequence ATGGCGGGACAAAAACATTGTGGATGCCACGAATTGAGTATTTATGACGACGGGTTTTGCTGTCCTAAGAGGAATGAATCTGTACATCACTATTACAAGGACAATACGTACACTAAGCCGAACGTTTACATAAAACAACCGACATCAACATACACTAAGCCGAAAGTTTACATAAAACAACCGACTTCAGTATACACTAAGCCGAAAGTTTACATAAAACAACCGACCGCAACATACTTTAAGCCGAAAGTTTACATAAAACAACCGACATCAACATACACTAAACCGAAAGTTTACATAAAACAACCGACCTCAACATACACTAAGCCGAAAGTTTACATAAAACAACCGACCGCAACATACTTTAAACCGAAAGTTTACATAAAACAACCGACCTCAACATACTTTAAGCCGAAAGTTTACATAAAACAACCGACATCAACATACACTAAACCGAAAGTTTACATAAAACAACCGACATCAACATACACTAAACCGGAAGTTTACATAAAACAACCGACCTCAACATACACAAAGCCGAAATATTACAGAAACCAACAGTCTAGAACATACTATAAGCCGAAATCTTACAGAAACCAACAGTCCAGAACATACTATAAGCCGAAATCTTACAGAAACCATCAGTCCAGAACATACTATAAGCCTACTTCTTACATTAAACAACAACCCAAAACATACTATAAACCGAAATCTTACAGAAACCAACAGTCCAGAACATACTATAAGCCGAAATCTTATAGAAACCATCAGTCCAGAACATACTTTAAGCCTAAATCTTACATTAAACAACAACCCAAAAAATACTATAAACCGAAATCTTACAGAAACATACAGTCCAGAACATACTATAAGCCGAAATCTTACAGAAACCAACAGTCGAGAACATACTATAAGCCGAAATCTTACAGAAACCAACAGTCCAGAACATACTATAAGCCGAAATCTTACAGAAACCAACAGTCCAGAACATACTATAAGCCAAACTTTAGAAGAAGCAACAACTGGAACTTCCAAAGAAGAAGAAGGTATAGAAGAAGAGGCTGA
- the LOC134690470 gene encoding kielin/chordin-like protein yields MATNVLSLYGLTLTALLGITYGLLESCPHPCTQGGHRYCHPIPCPLPPCNNSFTPEGACCPVCPNSTDCPHPCTQGGRHFCEPIPCPKLAPCDNPVTPTGACCAECKNGTDCPHPCMQGGKRYCRPIPCPAPPCNNSFVPYGACCPVCPNTPDCPHPCKQGGSHFCGPIPCPKPPCDDPVTIEGTCCPQCPKHCPHPCTVNGHRFCYPPPCPPPLPNCTHTHTPPGECCAICNDTMVTTAAIRKDTTDCPYPCEQGGQHYCHPLPCPMQPCADRVLLKGACCESCPNGPNCMIEGHLFPAFKDIIHEGKLCRCTGLTGKCHEILAS; encoded by the exons ATGGCGACGAATGTATTGTCCTTATATGGATTAACCTTAACAGCTTTACTTGGAATAACCTATGGTTTACTAGAGAGTTGTCCACATCCGTGTACGCAGGGAGGGCATCGATACTGCCACCCTATACCGTGTCCTCTTCCGCCTTGTAACAACTCATTCACACCAGAGGGTGCTTGTTGCCCAGTATGTCCGAACAGCACTGATTGTCCTCACCCATGTACACAAGGTGGTAGGCACTTTTGTGAACCAATACCATGTCCTAAGCTAGCTCCGTGTGACAACCCTGTTACTCCAACGGGCGCCTGCTGCGCAGAGTGCAAAAATGGAACCGATTGTCCTCACCCATGTATGCAAGGAGGAAAGAGGTATTGCAGGCCGATTCCTTGTCCGGCACCTCCGTGTAATAATTCTTTTGTACCATACGGCGCATGCTGTCCGGTATGTCCAAATACACCAGACTGTCCACATCCATGCAAACAAGGTGGGAGTCATTTCTGTGGACCGATCCCGTGCCCTAAACCTCCGTGCGACGACCCTGTGACAATAGAGGGAACATGCTGTCCACAGTGTCCTAAAC actGTCCTCATCCATGTACAGTAAATGGTCACAGGTTTTGTTACCCGCCCCCGTGCCCACCACCACTACCAAACtgtacacacacacacaccccTCCAGGAGAATGTTGTGCAATATGCAATG ATACGATGGTAACAACTGCAGCAATACGTAAAGATACTACAGACTGTCCGTACCCTTGTGAACAAGGTGGCCAGCATTACTGTCATCCTTTACCATGTCCAATGCAACCATGTGCTGATCGGGTCCTTCTTAAAGGAGCCTGTTGCGAGTCCTGTCCAAATG gaCCAAACTGTATGATAGAGGGTCACCTATTCCCAGCCTTTAAGGACATTATACACGAAGGAAAACTCTGTAGGTGTACTGGACTCACAGGAAAGTGCCACGAAATTCTTGCCTCATAA
- the LOC134691317 gene encoding tetratricopeptide repeat protein 32-like, whose translation MEYINFLEQAKLLEKIDRKKAEHKYSEFIDFAKRAKLDITTENNLRSSFASAYNNRGYLRYLSVDFDQASNDYTSCLTIDPNFTFAYYNRGMIHYRLGRFDEAIKDMTQTLKLDPSFEQAKIGLDKSMHDKQTFEQRRKEGFYNS comes from the exons AtggaatatataaattttttggAACaagcaaaacttttagaaaagaTTGACAGAAAGAAAGCAGAACACAAATACAGTGAATTTATTGATTTTGCAAAACGAGCAAAGCTCGATATTACAACTGAAAACAACCT gagaTCTTCATTTGCTTCAGCATATAATAATAGAGGATACCTGAGATATTTATCTGTGGATTTTGACCAAGCATCAAATGATTATACTTCCTGTTTGACCATTGACCCTAACTTCACTTTTGCCTATTATAATAGGGGAATGATACATTATAGATTAG GTAGATTTGATGAAGCCATTAAAgacatgacacagacattaaaacTGGATCCTTCATTTGAACAGGCCAAGATAGGACTTGATAAATCTATGcatgataaacaaacatttgAACAAAGAAGAAAAGAAGGATTTTATAACTCCTGA